The following are encoded in a window of Paenibacillaceae bacterium GAS479 genomic DNA:
- a CDS encoding trk system potassium uptake protein TrkH, with amino-acid sequence MLSNRFVKPHYLTPPRVLTVGFFLLIAIGTALLSLPIASASGERIKFLDALFTATSATCVTGLTIMDTGADYSRFGQIVLLCLFQLGGVGFMTAATWFALALGRKISLRDRLVLKEALNQTEMSGIVQLVIRIFLFSVAIEGLGAIMLAWTWMDRMTFGDAVYNGIFHAVSIFNNAGFELLGGWSQFVDDPAVNLISMSLIFFGSIGFIVMADLIRWPEKRKISLHSKVVLWASFILTVGGAILFFIFEYTNPRTFGALSLDGKLWASAFQSFSLRSAGLNTVPIADLRQATQLLMVILMFIGAAPGSTGGGIKITTFVVLLAGIQAIIQGREDAVIFRHRIASRELYRAITVTLMGVIVIVAATMILTTVEDGPFLVLLFEAVSAFGTVGFSLGATLELSDPGKGVIIVLMFMGRLGLLTLAFAFRSKPKKEPFRHPEGQIIIG; translated from the coding sequence GTGCTTTCCAATCGATTCGTTAAACCACATTATCTAACACCGCCACGGGTGCTTACAGTTGGCTTCTTCCTGCTTATTGCGATTGGCACAGCATTGCTCAGCTTACCCATCGCGTCTGCAAGCGGTGAGAGGATCAAGTTTCTGGATGCTTTGTTCACAGCGACGTCCGCGACCTGTGTAACGGGGCTGACAATTATGGATACAGGTGCCGACTACTCCAGATTCGGACAGATTGTCCTGTTATGTCTATTCCAGCTTGGCGGGGTAGGCTTTATGACAGCGGCGACCTGGTTCGCACTGGCGTTGGGACGCAAAATTTCGCTGAGGGACAGGCTAGTGCTCAAGGAAGCGCTGAATCAAACCGAAATGAGCGGTATCGTTCAGTTAGTCATTCGGATCTTTCTATTTTCCGTTGCTATTGAGGGCTTAGGAGCCATAATGCTGGCGTGGACCTGGATGGACCGCATGACTTTCGGAGATGCTGTCTACAATGGAATTTTCCATGCGGTTTCCATTTTTAATAATGCAGGGTTTGAGCTTTTAGGCGGCTGGAGTCAGTTTGTGGACGATCCGGCTGTTAATCTCATTTCCATGTCGCTTATCTTTTTCGGCAGCATAGGTTTCATCGTCATGGCCGACTTGATCCGCTGGCCGGAGAAGCGTAAAATTTCGCTGCATAGCAAGGTGGTACTATGGGCTTCGTTTATATTGACGGTAGGCGGGGCAATTTTGTTCTTTATTTTTGAATACACCAATCCGCGTACATTCGGTGCGCTGAGTCTGGACGGCAAACTGTGGGCCTCGGCTTTCCAGTCGTTCAGTCTCCGTTCTGCAGGGCTGAATACGGTGCCTATCGCCGACCTGCGTCAGGCAACACAGCTGCTTATGGTCATTCTGATGTTCATAGGCGCTGCTCCTGGCTCTACGGGGGGCGGAATCAAGATTACTACCTTTGTGGTGCTGCTTGCCGGCATACAAGCTATTATTCAAGGTCGTGAGGATGCAGTCATCTTCCGCCACCGGATTGCATCGCGAGAGCTGTACCGAGCTATTACCGTTACGCTGATGGGCGTCATTGTCATTGTGGCAGCAACGATGATCTTAACAACGGTGGAGGACGGTCCGTTTCTTGTGCTGCTTTTCGAGGCCGTATCCGCCTTCGGAACCGTCGGCTTCAGCTTAGGTGCAACGCTCGAGCTTTCCGATCCTGGAAAGGGAGTAATTATCGTGCTCATGTTCATGGGTAGATTAGGTTTACTGACACTCGCCTTCGCGTTCCGCTCCAAACCTAAAAAGGAACCTTTCCGTCACCCGGAAGGTCAAATTATTATTGGTTGA
- a CDS encoding chemotaxis protein methyltransferase CheR: MLQTSEADEREKVEIELLLEAMYRLYGYDFRNYAYASIRRRIWHRVHAERLGTVTALADKMIHDRSCMERLLSDLTIHVTEMFRDPEVFRSFRQNVVPLLKTFPFIRIWHAGCSTGEEVYSMAILLHEEGLLERTRIYATDMSATVLDVARQGVFPIERMQQYTRNYQEGGGTESFSDYYMARYESVIFQSFLKKNIVFAQHNLVTDGSFNEFHVILCRNVMIYFNKDLQNHVHGLLYDSLSNFGVLMLGTKESINFTRHSSQFDELDLVNRIYRKIK; this comes from the coding sequence TTGCTTCAAACGAGTGAAGCTGACGAGAGGGAAAAAGTTGAAATCGAGCTCCTGCTTGAGGCGATGTACAGACTGTATGGTTATGATTTTCGCAACTATGCGTATGCTTCAATACGTCGGCGCATTTGGCATCGCGTGCATGCAGAGCGACTTGGAACGGTAACCGCACTAGCGGACAAAATGATTCATGATCGAAGCTGCATGGAAAGGCTGCTGTCGGATCTTACCATCCATGTGACGGAGATGTTCCGCGATCCGGAGGTATTCCGTTCCTTCCGCCAGAATGTCGTTCCATTGCTAAAAACTTTTCCATTCATCCGAATCTGGCATGCCGGCTGCTCTACAGGAGAAGAGGTTTACTCCATGGCTATCCTGCTTCATGAAGAGGGGCTGCTGGAGCGCACGCGCATCTACGCAACCGATATGAGCGCAACTGTGCTGGATGTAGCGAGACAAGGCGTTTTCCCAATTGAGCGGATGCAGCAGTATACACGCAACTATCAAGAGGGCGGCGGGACAGAATCTTTTTCGGATTATTATATGGCTCGGTACGAGTCAGTTATTTTTCAAAGCTTCCTGAAGAAAAATATCGTGTTCGCCCAGCATAACCTAGTAACAGACGGATCGTTTAACGAGTTCCATGTTATCCTGTGCCGTAACGTCATGATCTACTTCAATAAGGATCTGCAGAACCATGTGCATGGGTTGCTATACGATAGTCTCAGCAATTTTGGCGTGTTGATGCTCGGTACGAAAGAATCGATCAACTTTACTCGGCATTCCAGTCAGTTCGATGAGCTTGATCTCGTCAACCGAATTTATAGGAAAATCAAATAG
- a CDS encoding PAS domain S-box-containing protein has protein sequence MISYDGPINILLVDDYPENLLAIEAVLGDLNYNLVKCLSGEEALRALLKDDFAVIVMDVQMPGMDGFETARMIKSREKTKEIPIIFVSATSKESQHLFTGYAVGAIDYMLKPFVPQIFRSKIEGFVGMFINNKKLQLQKVLLQQQTQELERMNKELMRTAYQLTKAEAIKSVISSTSMDTMITFDEKGIILTVNPSVFQMFNYEEREVIGKHIQDLMPDLCLKMLEGMTEQTAEGLSSGRLIEVMPLRNDGSRFNAEIKVGSTHVDDELIYACTVSDITDRKKAERELLAAKEAAEIADRAKTEFLAMVSHEIRTPMNGILGMTSLLTETDLNEEQRDFTEIILKSGDSLLGVINDILDYAKIEAGKLELERIPFSLKSCLDDSLDLFIAKARENNLDLICTIEDGVPECLYGDVTKLRQILMNLVSNAIKFTPAGRIEVSTRLSSQKFTGKTGREILVEFEVRDTGVGIPEEKRAELFQPFSQLDSSMTRKYGGTGLGLAICKNLVELMDGTIDCQPNLPTGATFTFTILLERVEEQLTYGAGEFTAASQPEPFPRWEASQPFSFSAMLNDSLAEISATSLPSAFMDTVGQRKELLSFSSTVHEIGSAPGMSRQPRVLVAEDNDVNQKLILKLLYRLGVSADVAENGEFAVKMALSQDYDLIFMDMKMPIMDGLEATRLITSQGGARHPIIIAMTANVLPGDKQKCLEAGMTDYISKPIRTDILERMLNRYLITDLATEKQSTH, from the coding sequence ATGATCTCTTACGACGGACCGATCAATATTTTGCTCGTGGATGATTATCCGGAAAACCTCCTGGCCATTGAGGCGGTTTTGGGTGATTTGAATTACAATCTGGTCAAATGCCTTTCTGGAGAAGAGGCTTTACGGGCTCTCCTCAAGGATGATTTTGCTGTTATTGTAATGGATGTTCAAATGCCGGGAATGGATGGATTTGAGACGGCTCGCATGATCAAGTCGCGTGAAAAAACGAAAGAGATTCCGATTATCTTCGTTTCGGCGACCAGTAAAGAATCCCAGCATCTGTTCACAGGTTACGCTGTTGGCGCCATCGATTACATGCTCAAGCCATTCGTTCCGCAGATTTTCCGTTCCAAAATCGAAGGTTTTGTTGGCATGTTCATCAACAACAAAAAGCTTCAGCTCCAGAAGGTGCTTCTGCAACAGCAGACGCAGGAGCTTGAGCGCATGAACAAGGAGCTTATGCGCACCGCTTATCAGCTTACCAAGGCTGAAGCGATCAAAAGCGTCATTAGCAGTACCTCCATGGATACGATGATCACCTTCGACGAGAAGGGCATTATTCTTACCGTCAATCCTTCGGTGTTTCAGATGTTCAATTATGAGGAGAGAGAGGTCATCGGCAAGCATATCCAGGATCTCATGCCTGACTTGTGCTTGAAGATGCTAGAGGGTATGACAGAACAGACGGCCGAGGGCTTATCCTCTGGGCGTTTGATCGAAGTGATGCCACTGCGAAATGATGGCAGCCGGTTCAATGCCGAGATCAAGGTGGGCAGCACTCATGTTGATGACGAGCTCATATATGCTTGTACCGTCAGCGATATCACAGATCGTAAAAAGGCGGAACGCGAGCTGCTCGCTGCAAAGGAAGCTGCCGAAATCGCCGATCGCGCCAAAACCGAGTTCCTCGCTATGGTCAGTCATGAAATCCGCACACCGATGAATGGTATTCTCGGCATGACCAGTTTGCTTACGGAAACAGATCTGAATGAGGAGCAGCGTGACTTCACGGAGATCATTCTCAAAAGCGGAGATTCCCTGCTTGGCGTCATTAACGATATTTTGGACTATGCCAAAATTGAGGCCGGTAAACTTGAACTGGAGAGAATTCCTTTCTCACTCAAAAGCTGCCTGGATGATTCCTTGGATTTGTTCATCGCTAAAGCGAGAGAAAACAATCTTGATCTTATTTGCACCATCGAGGACGGTGTTCCGGAATGCCTCTATGGAGATGTCACTAAGCTCCGTCAGATTTTGATGAACCTAGTGAGCAATGCGATCAAGTTTACTCCTGCGGGTAGGATAGAAGTCTCGACGCGTCTGAGCAGCCAAAAGTTTACCGGTAAGACGGGACGGGAAATACTGGTGGAGTTCGAAGTTCGTGATACAGGCGTCGGAATTCCTGAGGAGAAGCGGGCCGAGTTGTTCCAACCCTTTTCCCAACTGGACTCATCGATGACTCGCAAATATGGTGGAACCGGCCTAGGGCTCGCAATCTGCAAAAATTTGGTGGAGCTTATGGATGGAACGATTGACTGCCAGCCTAACCTTCCTACAGGTGCGACGTTCACCTTTACGATCCTTCTGGAGCGGGTTGAAGAGCAGTTGACCTACGGCGCCGGAGAATTCACAGCAGCTTCGCAGCCAGAGCCGTTCCCACGTTGGGAGGCTTCTCAACCCTTCTCCTTCTCAGCTATGCTGAATGATTCTCTCGCGGAGATTAGCGCCACCTCCCTACCGTCAGCTTTTATGGATACGGTTGGACAGCGGAAAGAGCTGCTGTCTTTCTCATCCACGGTTCATGAGATAGGATCTGCTCCGGGTATGTCCCGCCAGCCAAGGGTGCTTGTCGCTGAGGATAACGATGTCAATCAGAAGCTGATTCTTAAGCTGTTGTACCGACTGGGAGTATCAGCGGATGTGGCTGAAAATGGGGAGTTTGCGGTCAAAATGGCTCTCAGTCAGGACTATGACCTTATTTTCATGGATATGAAGATGCCGATTATGGATGGCCTCGAAGCGACTCGCCTCATAACTAGTCAGGGGGGCGCTCGACATCCAATTATCATTGCAATGACGGCCAATGTGCTGCCAGGTGACAAACAAAAATGCCTTGAGGCCGGCATGACGGATTACATTAGCAAGCCGATTCGAACGGATATTTTAGAGCGGATGTTAAACCGCTACCTTATTACGGATTTAGCGACAGAGAAGCAGTCCACACATTAG
- a CDS encoding Mg2+ and Co2+ transporter CorA: MKGQIFGNDQVKAMEYDQAKDQDRDGGELTVKGRADWKWHAFSDYDEATEALKENHHFLKWAKESRGRDSNYLSAISFQRENNAVFGTLIIGNAKNDRDKSTFFHFLLTDKALYTIQFQQQAITDACERSALFFEHAEEADTALDGFVHLLAGVMEPFFEGMDRFETKLRDTEESLRNHNGGYMFRQIVDLRYRLLHWSGLTRPIREIKYALEEAFPDQMEKSKIHNALQSRLERMIMLQSEYNQELESLLLLEENISNYRGNEIMKTLTVFTILCTPMMAIGAVWGMNFENMPELKWKAGYWIALGIIGSTTVGVYIWMRSKGWMGDLLRDDNRREEM, from the coding sequence ATGAAAGGCCAAATATTTGGAAATGATCAAGTAAAAGCGATGGAATATGACCAAGCTAAGGATCAGGATCGAGATGGGGGAGAACTGACGGTGAAAGGCCGAGCGGATTGGAAGTGGCATGCCTTTTCTGATTATGATGAGGCCACTGAGGCATTGAAAGAAAATCATCACTTTCTCAAATGGGCGAAAGAAAGCCGAGGGAGAGATAGCAACTATTTATCGGCCATTTCTTTTCAGAGAGAAAATAATGCCGTATTCGGAACGCTCATTATAGGAAATGCGAAAAATGATCGGGATAAATCCACCTTTTTTCATTTTTTGCTGACGGATAAAGCGCTATATACGATACAGTTCCAGCAGCAGGCAATTACGGATGCATGTGAGAGGTCTGCCCTGTTTTTTGAGCACGCAGAGGAAGCGGATACGGCTTTGGACGGTTTTGTCCATCTGCTGGCAGGAGTTATGGAACCCTTTTTTGAAGGAATGGATCGTTTCGAGACGAAGCTGAGGGATACAGAAGAAAGCCTTCGCAACCATAATGGCGGTTATATGTTTCGCCAGATTGTGGATTTGCGCTACCGACTCCTACACTGGTCGGGGCTGACCAGGCCAATCCGTGAAATTAAATATGCGCTCGAAGAGGCTTTTCCGGACCAGATGGAGAAAAGCAAAATTCATAACGCGCTTCAGTCCCGGTTGGAGCGCATGATCATGCTTCAATCCGAGTACAACCAGGAGCTTGAATCGCTCCTTCTTCTCGAGGAGAATATCTCCAACTATCGAGGGAATGAGATTATGAAGACGCTCACCGTATTTACGATTCTGTGCACTCCTATGATGGCTATCGGCGCCGTTTGGGGAATGAATTTTGAGAACATGCCGGAGCTCAAATGGAAGGCGGGGTATTGGATCGCTTTAGGAATCATAGGCTCCACGACCGTAGGCGTGTATATTTGGATGCGCTCAAAAGGCTGGATGGGAGATCTGCTCCGAGATGACAATCGCCGGGAGGAAATGTAG
- a CDS encoding Regulator of protease activity HflC, stomatin/prohibitin superfamily, translated as MRERKAWHTNGFLAALIAVIALAAAVYLFISSDSLGWGSAGYVFAAILTLLSMVLFSALTIVQPNQAKVITFFGNYKGTITDSGLWLVMPFSSKSQVSLKVRNFNSQKLKVNDASGNPVEIAAVVVFKVTETARASFEVDDYETFVEIQSETAIRHLAAQYPYDTYEDASAISLRGNADEVSHLLLTELQDRLMVAGVEVMETRLSHLAYAPEIAGAMLQRQQAEAIVAARQKIVDGAVGMVESALQQLENRGIILDDERRAAMINNLMVAIVSERGTTPIINAGTLYN; from the coding sequence ATGCGGGAGCGTAAGGCGTGGCATACAAATGGATTTTTGGCAGCCTTAATCGCAGTCATTGCTTTAGCTGCAGCGGTTTATCTGTTCATTTCGAGTGATAGTCTTGGATGGGGATCTGCCGGATATGTGTTTGCGGCAATTTTGACTCTCTTATCCATGGTGTTGTTCAGCGCCCTGACGATTGTGCAGCCTAATCAGGCGAAGGTCATTACCTTTTTTGGAAATTACAAGGGCACGATAACGGACAGCGGACTTTGGTTGGTTATGCCTTTCAGTTCTAAATCCCAAGTGTCGCTTAAGGTTCGGAACTTCAACAGTCAGAAGCTTAAGGTCAATGATGCTTCCGGCAATCCGGTTGAGATCGCGGCTGTTGTTGTTTTCAAGGTTACCGAAACAGCTCGCGCAAGCTTTGAAGTAGATGATTACGAGACGTTCGTGGAAATTCAGAGTGAGACGGCAATTCGTCATTTGGCGGCGCAATATCCATATGACACCTACGAGGATGCCTCAGCAATCTCCTTGCGGGGCAATGCGGATGAAGTAAGCCATCTTTTGCTCACTGAGCTGCAAGACCGCCTTATGGTGGCCGGAGTAGAAGTCATGGAGACGCGTCTTTCGCATCTTGCCTATGCCCCTGAGATTGCAGGAGCGATGCTGCAACGGCAGCAGGCGGAAGCGATCGTTGCGGCCAGACAGAAGATTGTGGATGGGGCTGTTGGCATGGTGGAATCGGCTCTGCAGCAGCTGGAAAATCGCGGCATCATTCTAGATGATGAGCGTCGTGCGGCAATGATTAATAATTTGATGGTAGCGATTGTTTCCGAGCGGGGAACTACGCCTATCATAAATGCTGGCACTTTGTACAATTAG
- a CDS encoding Signal transduction histidine kinase, producing MKIRTKVQIGFALLLAIIIFLSVAGIRNLFNMSDQLNAIYEDRYTKVSLVTDMRGNSNNVAKFMVNVLTVPTAATVEKNRENINRSRQAVLNGIRDLEAISSSDVEVQLVNEINSDAAAFFAYVDQALVLVSSGKGNEAVALREAEGLGFQEALVSKADQLSAYHKRVLTELVDQTRTDNEATTNIMIALTLAGVLAGAIIMAWNTKGLNRGFSGLSQMIAGFAQGSSTTESRRMTEAQEGEFKEVADAFLALADDLDEKTQAEQVYNLNMQEQTWLKTNLANVTVEVQGITELDGLAGKLAELIAPLTGSTYAALYIRDHMGEGRTLTLRGTYAGMEETRMRSVIRLNEGLAGQAAADGHPLYITQVPNDYLQVSSGIGEASVNELYIMPLHYQHKVVGVLELGTLQKFTDIHKELLQQVGESVGMVLHNLFGRIRIEELLRESQTMSEELQSQSEELISQQEELRSSNERLEEQTRALKSSEEMLQSQQEELEQTNEELLQKTHMLELQMKETQKRSQQIEQTRDALEKQAVQLGLASKYKSEFLANMSHELRTPLNSLLILSQMLSDNKEGNLTKKQVEFSTTIHTSGSDLLKLIDEILDLSKIGAGKMDVVTEHVPLRDLEQYAQRSFQPLSMQKNLSFETKVDEDVPSEMFTDSHRVKQILQNLLSNAFKFTTQGSVNLHIRKASEAEVPENAEGEWVSFEVRDTGIGIPDDKQAIIFEAFQQVDGTTSRKYGGTGLGLAISRDLAKLLGGNVRLKSKVGEGSSFVLTLPEFHILKGTTEATEFDAKNGFSSMNEAAAALSQNQQSAAVTYAEVLRKPTTETGYPFFDVEDDIKNLEEGDKVVLIIEDDVAFAKVLVDIARARGFKAIVAGQGDKGLSFARTYMPDAILLDIQLPVMDGWSVLHYLKNDSNTRHIPVHLISVIDEIQQGLSLGAIAYLKKPVSKEHLDNLFSQIGVFLERNLKRLLIVEDDEAQRLAIEELIGHDDLVITGVSSGKEALRELSEHHYDCMVLDLGLPDITGFDLLDQIRRNEELHDLPIIIYTGRELEKREEMMLKKYAETIIVKDVKSPERLLDETTLFLHRVEADLPEDKRNVLRKLHSVETIFENRNVLIVDDDIRNVFALSNVLEGYKMNIIYAENGREAIEQIEKNPDLDLVLMDIMMPEMDGFEAMRLIRGDTRYDKLPIIAVTAKAMKGDRDKCIEAGASDYIAKPVNVDQLLSLMRVWLYK from the coding sequence ATGAAAATACGGACAAAAGTTCAAATCGGCTTTGCCTTGCTTCTAGCTATCATCATTTTCCTTAGCGTAGCAGGTATACGTAACCTTTTTAATATGAGCGATCAGCTCAATGCTATCTATGAAGACCGGTATACAAAGGTTTCCTTAGTAACGGATATGAGGGGAAATTCAAATAATGTAGCCAAATTCATGGTTAATGTCCTGACGGTGCCAACTGCGGCAACGGTCGAAAAAAACCGGGAAAATATCAATAGAAGCCGACAAGCGGTACTCAATGGGATAAGAGATCTTGAAGCTATTTCCTCGAGTGATGTGGAAGTTCAGTTGGTGAATGAAATTAACAGCGATGCTGCAGCCTTCTTCGCTTATGTTGATCAAGCGCTCGTTCTCGTCAGCTCGGGCAAGGGCAATGAGGCCGTTGCGCTCCGCGAGGCTGAAGGACTCGGTTTTCAGGAAGCTCTTGTCAGCAAGGCGGATCAGCTATCAGCTTATCATAAGCGAGTGTTGACCGAACTCGTTGATCAGACCCGTACAGACAATGAAGCAACGACGAATATTATGATCGCTCTCACACTTGCCGGCGTTCTTGCGGGTGCTATTATTATGGCCTGGAATACAAAGGGCTTGAATCGCGGCTTCAGCGGGTTATCTCAAATGATAGCGGGCTTTGCTCAAGGCTCGTCGACGACGGAATCAAGGCGGATGACAGAAGCTCAGGAAGGTGAGTTCAAGGAAGTTGCAGATGCTTTTTTGGCACTGGCGGATGATCTAGACGAAAAGACGCAAGCTGAGCAAGTTTATAACCTGAATATGCAGGAACAAACTTGGCTTAAAACCAATCTGGCCAATGTTACGGTAGAGGTGCAGGGTATTACGGAGCTGGACGGACTCGCTGGCAAGCTTGCCGAGTTGATCGCACCACTTACCGGCTCTACTTATGCAGCGCTCTATATTAGGGATCATATGGGCGAAGGGCGTACATTGACTCTGCGAGGCACTTACGCCGGCATGGAAGAAACTCGTATGCGCTCCGTTATTCGGTTGAACGAAGGTCTGGCGGGTCAAGCTGCTGCGGATGGTCACCCCCTGTATATAACTCAGGTGCCAAACGATTATTTGCAGGTATCCTCCGGTATCGGGGAAGCCTCTGTAAACGAACTATACATTATGCCGCTTCACTATCAGCACAAAGTTGTTGGGGTACTTGAGCTTGGTACGCTGCAAAAGTTCACGGATATTCATAAGGAACTGCTCCAGCAAGTCGGCGAGTCTGTGGGCATGGTGCTGCATAATCTCTTTGGCCGAATTCGCATCGAAGAGCTGCTGCGCGAATCCCAGACGATGAGCGAGGAGTTGCAGTCCCAGTCCGAGGAGCTGATTAGCCAGCAGGAAGAGCTTCGCAGCTCCAACGAACGGTTGGAGGAGCAGACCCGTGCGCTCAAGTCTTCGGAGGAGATGCTGCAGTCCCAACAGGAGGAACTGGAGCAGACCAACGAGGAGCTATTGCAGAAGACGCATATGCTGGAACTGCAGATGAAAGAGACTCAAAAACGCAGCCAGCAAATCGAACAGACACGAGACGCGCTGGAGAAACAGGCCGTACAGCTCGGTCTTGCTTCCAAGTACAAGTCAGAGTTTTTGGCGAATATGTCGCATGAGCTGAGGACGCCGCTTAACAGCTTACTTATTCTGTCCCAAATGCTTTCCGACAATAAGGAAGGTAATCTGACCAAGAAGCAGGTTGAGTTTTCCACAACGATCCATACGTCTGGCTCAGATTTGCTCAAGCTGATCGATGAGATTCTGGATCTGTCCAAAATCGGCGCGGGCAAAATGGATGTTGTGACCGAGCATGTCCCACTGCGCGATCTGGAGCAATATGCACAGCGCAGCTTCCAGCCGCTCAGCATGCAGAAGAACCTCAGCTTCGAAACGAAAGTGGATGAAGATGTCCCATCGGAGATGTTCACGGACAGTCATCGCGTCAAACAAATTTTGCAAAATCTGTTGTCCAATGCATTCAAGTTCACTACTCAAGGATCTGTAAATCTTCATATTCGTAAAGCTTCAGAGGCAGAGGTTCCTGAGAATGCAGAAGGAGAATGGGTCTCGTTCGAGGTTCGTGATACGGGCATCGGCATTCCTGATGATAAACAGGCCATTATTTTTGAAGCTTTCCAGCAAGTAGATGGCACGACCAGTCGCAAATATGGCGGAACCGGTCTTGGCTTAGCTATTAGCCGTGATTTGGCGAAGCTGCTTGGCGGCAATGTGCGGTTGAAAAGCAAGGTGGGCGAGGGAAGCTCGTTTGTCCTTACGCTTCCGGAATTCCATATTTTGAAGGGAACTACGGAAGCGACTGAGTTCGACGCTAAAAATGGATTCAGCAGTATGAACGAGGCTGCAGCGGCACTATCCCAGAACCAGCAATCTGCAGCTGTTACCTATGCTGAAGTTTTGCGCAAGCCAACAACGGAAACGGGTTATCCATTTTTCGATGTAGAGGATGATATCAAAAATCTTGAAGAGGGCGACAAAGTCGTGCTTATTATCGAGGACGATGTGGCCTTTGCCAAGGTTCTGGTTGATATAGCGCGTGCTCGCGGTTTCAAAGCGATTGTGGCCGGTCAGGGCGATAAAGGTCTATCTTTTGCCCGCACTTATATGCCAGACGCAATTTTACTGGATATACAACTTCCGGTAATGGATGGATGGTCGGTGCTTCATTATCTCAAAAATGATTCCAATACCCGCCACATCCCGGTGCATTTGATTTCGGTTATTGATGAGATACAGCAGGGGCTGTCGCTTGGTGCGATCGCGTACCTTAAAAAACCGGTTTCCAAGGAGCATTTGGATAATCTTTTCTCACAGATCGGAGTGTTCCTGGAACGTAATCTTAAACGGCTGCTGATCGTAGAGGATGACGAAGCGCAAAGGCTGGCGATTGAGGAGCTGATCGGTCATGATGATCTAGTCATTACCGGCGTATCTTCAGGTAAGGAAGCGCTGCGCGAGTTGTCTGAGCATCACTATGACTGCATGGTGCTTGATCTTGGCCTTCCGGACATCACCGGGTTTGACTTGCTCGACCAGATCCGCCGCAATGAAGAGCTCCATGATCTGCCGATTATTATTTATACCGGACGTGAGCTTGAAAAGCGTGAGGAAATGATGCTCAAGAAGTACGCTGAGACGATCATCGTTAAGGATGTCAAATCTCCAGAGAGACTGCTCGACGAGACGACGCTGTTCCTTCACCGGGTGGAAGCCGACCTGCCTGAGGACAAACGGAATGTGCTGCGTAAGCTGCACAGCGTCGAGACGATTTTTGAGAACCGTAACGTCCTGATCGTTGATGACGATATTCGCAACGTGTTTGCCCTGTCTAATGTACTTGAAGGATATAAAATGAACATTATATATGCCGAGAATGGCCGCGAAGCCATTGAGCAGATCGAGAAAAATCCCGATCTTGATCTAGTGCTGATGGACATTATGATGCCGGAAATGGATGGTTTTGAAGCGATGCGGTTAATCCGGGGAGATACCCGATATGATAAACTACCGATTATCGCGGTAACTGCCAAAGCTATGAAGGGTGATCGTGATAAATGCATTGAGGCAGGTGCCAGCGACTATATCGCCAAGCCGGTAAATGTCGACCAACTGCTTTCATTAATGAGGGTGTGGTTGTATAAATAG